One window from the genome of Glycine soja cultivar W05 chromosome 12, ASM419377v2, whole genome shotgun sequence encodes:
- the LOC114377956 gene encoding 30S ribosomal protein S20, chloroplastic-like: MAASVSCSWLTLPSQMRSLSLTSSSSSLCISNSASLSFSRNLSRPFFSKGNSLSLSTVLRRASVVCEAAPKKKVDSAVKRARQAEKHRVYNKARKSEIKTRTKKVLEALEVLKKKSDAQAEEILPIEKLIGEAYSIIDKAVRVGTLHRNTGANRKSRLARRKKAVEIHHGWYTPAPEAIV; this comes from the exons ATGGCAGCGTCAGTTTCGTGCTCATGGCTAACCCTTCCCTCCCAAATGAGGAGCCTCTCCCTCACATCCTCTTCTTCATCCCTTTGCATCTCCAATTCCGCTTCTCTCAGTTTCTCCAGAAACCTCTCACGCCCTTTCTTCTCAAAAG GTAACTCCTTGTCGCTAAGCACAGTACTGAGGCGCGCGTCTGTGGTTTGCGAGGCTGCGCCGAAGAAGAAGGTGGATTCGGCGGTAAAGAGAGCGCGCCAAGCCGAGAAGCACCGCGTTTACAACAAAGCTCGCAAATCGGAGATTAAAACACGTACCAAGAAG GTTTTGGAAGCTCTAGAAGTACTTAAGAAGAAATCAGATGCGCAGGCCGAAGAAATCCTCCCAATTGAGAAGTTGATTGGAGAGGCATACTCAATAATTGACAAAGCTGTGAGAGTGGGCACACTGCACAGGAACACTGGAGCAAATCGCAAGTCTCGGCTTGCCCGAAGAAAGAAGGCAGTGGAGATCCATCATGGCTGGTATACCCCAGCTCCTGAAGCCATTGTCTGA